In Vibrio lentus, a single genomic region encodes these proteins:
- a CDS encoding sigma-54-dependent transcriptional regulator has translation MRPKVLLVEDSTSLAVLYKQYVKDEPYDIFHVETGAEAKTFIERHAPQLVILDLKLPDMPGEEVLDWISDSEIPTAVIIATAHGSVNIAVDLIQRGAEDFLEKPIQADRLKTSVNLHLRRAKLENLVDDIQTKFDRDRFHNFIGSCLPMQAVYKIIDSVAPTTASVFINGESGTGKEVCAEAIHQESQRCDKPFVAINCGAIPRDLMESEIFGHVKGAFTGATTDRKGSAMQAHGGTLFLDELCEMELEMQKKLLRFLQTGTFTPLGGNREIKVDVRIICATNRDPLVEVEEGRFREDLYYRVHVVPIEMPPLRERGSDIVTLASHFLKLYAKQDKKKFKSIDKETQTLLKRYAWPGNVRQLQNVIRNIVVLNNESSVTKDMLPPPINKADTTKPRSITPIRNVAPVAVAAPTPVTETKLPPITPEELEQAPTPQAQIESMTPAFTTVEGAIRPMWQIEREAIQHAINHCDGNVLNAAVLLELSPSTVYRKKQAWESEDEYNQA, from the coding sequence ATGCGCCCTAAAGTATTGTTGGTTGAAGACTCCACCTCCCTTGCCGTACTTTACAAACAGTACGTCAAAGATGAGCCATACGACATATTTCATGTCGAGACTGGCGCTGAAGCCAAAACATTTATAGAAAGACACGCCCCACAGCTCGTTATCCTCGATCTAAAACTGCCTGATATGCCGGGCGAAGAAGTCTTAGATTGGATCAGTGATAGCGAGATTCCGACTGCTGTCATTATCGCTACGGCACACGGCTCAGTGAATATCGCCGTTGATCTAATTCAACGTGGTGCGGAAGATTTCTTAGAGAAACCCATTCAAGCTGACCGCCTGAAAACATCGGTTAATCTTCACTTGCGCAGAGCCAAGCTCGAAAACTTGGTCGATGACATTCAAACCAAATTCGATCGCGACCGTTTCCATAACTTCATCGGCTCTTGCTTACCGATGCAAGCTGTTTACAAAATCATTGATTCAGTTGCCCCAACCACTGCCAGTGTCTTCATCAATGGCGAAAGTGGTACCGGTAAAGAAGTCTGTGCAGAAGCGATACACCAAGAGAGTCAACGCTGCGATAAACCGTTTGTCGCGATTAACTGTGGTGCTATCCCTCGAGATCTAATGGAGAGTGAAATCTTCGGTCATGTTAAAGGTGCCTTTACTGGCGCTACGACTGACCGCAAAGGTTCAGCGATGCAAGCGCATGGCGGGACTTTATTTCTCGATGAGCTTTGTGAGATGGAACTGGAGATGCAGAAAAAGCTCCTCAGATTCTTACAAACAGGCACCTTTACCCCACTCGGCGGTAACCGAGAAATCAAAGTCGACGTTCGAATCATCTGCGCAACCAACCGAGATCCACTGGTTGAAGTTGAAGAAGGTCGATTCCGTGAAGACCTTTATTATCGCGTCCATGTCGTACCTATCGAGATGCCGCCACTACGAGAAAGAGGAAGTGACATTGTCACTCTTGCGAGTCACTTTTTGAAGCTGTACGCGAAGCAAGATAAGAAGAAATTCAAATCTATCGACAAAGAGACACAAACCCTACTTAAACGTTACGCGTGGCCAGGTAATGTACGTCAGTTGCAAAATGTCATTCGAAACATCGTGGTGTTAAATAATGAAAGCAGCGTGACTAAAGACATGCTTCCTCCGCCAATTAATAAAGCGGATACCACGAAACCAAGGTCTATTACGCCAATACGAAATGTAGCGCCCGTTGCTGTGGCAGCTCCGACTCCTGTTACTGAAACTAAGTTACCGCCGATCACACCAGAAGAGCTTGAGCAAGCGCCAACACCGCAAGCACAAATCGAGTCAATGACTCCTGCTTTCACAACGGTCGAAGGCGCTATACGCCCAATGTGGCAGATTGAACGTGAAGCGATTCAACATGCGATCAATCATTGCGATGGTAATGTATTAAACGCTGCTGTGCTTTTAGAGTTAAGCCCTTCTACCGTTTATCGTAAGAAGCAGGCTTGGGAATCTGAAGATGAGTACAACCAAGCCTAA
- a CDS encoding ABC transporter substrate-binding protein, translated as MKYKLSSVFLLVAAASGHANAGECGSVTIADMNWNSATLIANIDQFILEHGYGCDAELIPGDTMPTGTSMIEKGQPDVAPELWSNSLKDALDKGVQEKRLRYAGKALVNGGEEGFWVPAYLVKQYPEMATIEGVRKNASLFKHPEDPDTSAFYSCPAGWNCQISAGNLFEALDLEESGFTIVDPGSSAGLSGSIAKAYEREEAWFGYYWAPTAVLGKYDMVKVDFGSGVNEQEFLNCTTKEDCDSPKATMYPPSPVHTVTTEDFASRAPEAYDYFTKRGFTNDKMNSLLAWMEDNQADGEEASIHFLSEFPEIWHPWVSPQVAKKVEAEL; from the coding sequence ATGAAATACAAGTTAAGCTCCGTATTTTTGTTAGTTGCAGCAGCCAGTGGTCATGCTAACGCTGGTGAATGTGGCAGCGTAACAATCGCAGATATGAACTGGAACTCTGCAACTTTAATCGCCAACATTGACCAATTCATCCTAGAACACGGTTATGGTTGTGATGCCGAACTCATCCCTGGTGACACAATGCCAACTGGCACGTCGATGATTGAAAAAGGCCAACCAGATGTTGCACCAGAACTATGGAGTAACAGCCTCAAAGACGCACTTGATAAAGGTGTCCAAGAGAAACGTCTCCGCTACGCAGGTAAAGCCCTTGTAAACGGTGGTGAAGAAGGTTTTTGGGTTCCCGCTTACTTGGTTAAGCAATACCCAGAAATGGCAACCATTGAAGGCGTCCGCAAAAACGCTAGCTTGTTTAAACACCCAGAAGACCCAGATACATCTGCATTTTATAGCTGCCCAGCAGGTTGGAACTGTCAAATCAGCGCCGGTAACTTGTTTGAAGCTCTTGACCTAGAAGAGAGTGGTTTCACTATTGTGGACCCAGGCTCGAGTGCCGGCTTATCTGGATCTATCGCTAAAGCTTATGAACGTGAAGAAGCTTGGTTTGGTTATTACTGGGCACCAACCGCGGTGTTAGGTAAATACGATATGGTCAAAGTTGACTTTGGTAGTGGCGTCAATGAACAGGAGTTTTTGAACTGTACCACTAAAGAAGACTGTGATTCCCCTAAAGCAACCATGTACCCGCCTTCACCTGTTCACACTGTCACTACAGAAGACTTCGCATCAAGAGCACCTGAGGCTTACGACTACTTCACTAAACGTGGTTTCACGAACGACAAAATGAACTCACTTCTTGCTTGGATGGAAGACAACCAAGCGGATGGTGAAGAAGCGAGTATCCATTTCTTGAGTGAATTCCCAGAAATCTGGCACCCATGGGTTTCTCCACAAGTTGCTAAAAAAGTAGAAGCGGAGCTGTAA
- a CDS encoding Hpt domain-containing protein, giving the protein MNNSTLASETPASLNEQANAQLADAELVDESILEQMIRDTSAEIIPILIDHYVEESQTRLTAIRQAATDNDAQALEFEVHTVGSTALALGNRPLSVLARTLEKQCLEQKHEDAFLRVDELLELAEYSIKALLERKDQGFS; this is encoded by the coding sequence GTGAATAATTCGACTTTAGCTTCAGAGACACCTGCTAGTTTGAACGAACAAGCGAACGCACAACTTGCCGATGCCGAGCTTGTAGACGAGAGCATCTTAGAACAAATGATTCGCGATACGAGTGCAGAGATCATTCCTATTTTAATTGACCATTACGTAGAAGAATCACAAACTCGCCTAACTGCTATTAGACAAGCGGCCACAGATAATGATGCTCAAGCCCTTGAGTTTGAAGTGCATACGGTTGGCAGTACCGCTCTTGCACTAGGTAACCGCCCACTGTCCGTTCTAGCACGAACGTTAGAAAAGCAATGTTTAGAACAAAAGCATGAAGACGCGTTTCTTAGGGTCGACGAATTGTTAGAACTCGCAGAGTATTCGATTAAAGCCCTTTTAGAAAGAAAAGACCAAGGCTTTAGTTAA
- a CDS encoding O-antigen ligase family protein translates to MIDSARKAPSTIGILALCLIVGVVWVIVPHPLVAVCLAFAPLAALFIINKTFWLVIMFVVFSFFRIHEAIPQLFAFKIPLLLSLGALTALLWHGLISKELKPYWHRSLSWLMVFWVLVTIGLVFASNRGVALAEFKGIYWKIMVMTLAIVWLVNSADKLAKTSMIIVGAGTLVGVIAIYNSINGIGLVEGTRVTIGRDFGSMLGDPNDLALVLMFPLAFAISQASTKGIATFKRLLCVIASCILVYAVIATQSRGGLLGCVAVVGIFALKVIRSKMLLLSLGAIGAVVLYFAAGISDRASGGAAEAGIDESAMGRLYAWEAAFKMALDNPLTGVGLNNFFSNYFFYSSHWDGLNHAVHSTWFGVLAETGFLGFIVFIIVIASLLITTRQTLARINQCSDKVTPALHSAAYAVYAGLIGTIVSGTFLTQGFNWPIYILAALTVCVSHVSQTECQNENPETEKR, encoded by the coding sequence ATGATTGATTCGGCCAGAAAAGCCCCCTCTACTATTGGTATTTTAGCGCTCTGCCTAATTGTGGGAGTGGTATGGGTTATTGTGCCTCACCCATTGGTGGCCGTTTGTTTAGCATTTGCTCCACTTGCAGCACTATTTATCATCAACAAAACGTTTTGGTTGGTGATTATGTTCGTTGTGTTCTCTTTCTTTCGTATTCACGAGGCTATCCCTCAGCTTTTTGCGTTCAAAATCCCGTTGCTTCTGTCGCTAGGCGCTTTAACTGCATTACTTTGGCACGGCCTTATAAGCAAAGAGCTGAAGCCATATTGGCATCGTTCATTGTCATGGTTAATGGTGTTCTGGGTGTTAGTGACTATCGGATTGGTGTTTGCGTCCAACAGAGGCGTCGCGCTTGCTGAGTTTAAAGGCATCTATTGGAAAATCATGGTCATGACATTAGCCATTGTTTGGCTAGTAAATAGCGCTGACAAACTTGCGAAGACATCGATGATCATCGTCGGCGCAGGGACATTGGTCGGCGTTATCGCGATTTATAACTCAATTAACGGTATTGGATTAGTCGAAGGAACCCGAGTAACCATCGGTCGGGATTTTGGTTCGATGCTTGGAGACCCTAACGACTTAGCGCTTGTACTGATGTTTCCTCTCGCGTTTGCGATAAGCCAAGCAAGCACCAAAGGCATAGCGACTTTCAAACGACTACTTTGTGTTATCGCTAGCTGTATTTTGGTTTACGCCGTTATAGCCACACAAAGCCGTGGCGGGTTATTAGGTTGTGTTGCCGTCGTGGGTATATTCGCTTTAAAAGTAATTCGTTCCAAAATGCTTCTGCTATCACTTGGTGCAATAGGCGCCGTCGTCCTGTACTTTGCCGCTGGTATTTCAGATAGAGCCTCTGGTGGTGCAGCAGAAGCCGGTATCGATGAATCGGCAATGGGACGTTTATACGCTTGGGAAGCGGCCTTTAAAATGGCGCTTGACAACCCATTGACTGGAGTTGGGTTAAATAACTTCTTTTCCAACTACTTTTTCTACAGCTCTCACTGGGATGGGTTAAATCATGCCGTACACAGTACTTGGTTTGGTGTTTTGGCCGAAACTGGTTTTCTCGGATTCATTGTTTTCATCATCGTGATTGCTTCATTGCTCATCACCACTCGCCAAACGTTAGCTCGTATCAACCAATGCTCTGACAAGGTCACGCCAGCGCTCCACTCTGCGGCCTACGCCGTCTATGCGGGTTTAATTGGCACTATCGTATCGGGCACCTTTCTGACTCAAGGTTTTAACTGGCCAATTTATATCTTGGCAGCACTCACTGTCTGCGTATCTCACGTATCCCAAACTGAATGTCAGAATGAGAACCCAGAAACAGAAAAACGATAA
- a CDS encoding glycosyltransferase, protein MKNILYVHYGDDNIRGAESRLINLVESLDRNRYKPLVWSNCEPLIERLTNSEVPNHYSPFHLMLGRKQPKFNVIGWCRQVNQAITLIKQHDIDVIHINNGAPCQWMCLAAKLCKIPLVTQLHNNYRLRDRFTFGLHLSPCIVGVSYDVCEGLLDDDYPQDQLSVIYNGVAQELHKR, encoded by the coding sequence ATGAAAAACATTCTTTATGTTCATTACGGTGACGATAATATTCGTGGAGCCGAATCTCGTTTAATCAACTTGGTTGAATCTCTCGATCGAAATCGTTACAAACCGTTGGTTTGGAGCAATTGTGAGCCTCTTATCGAACGTTTGACCAATTCCGAGGTTCCTAACCATTACTCTCCCTTCCATCTCATGCTTGGCCGAAAACAACCGAAATTCAATGTCATTGGTTGGTGCAGACAAGTGAACCAAGCGATCACATTGATAAAACAACATGATATCGACGTAATACACATCAATAATGGCGCCCCATGTCAATGGATGTGCCTAGCTGCCAAACTATGCAAAATCCCACTTGTAACTCAACTTCACAATAATTATCGATTAAGAGACCGCTTTACATTCGGATTGCATTTGTCTCCTTGTATCGTTGGGGTGAGCTACGATGTATGCGAAGGGCTACTTGATGACGATTACCCTCAAGACCAACTGTCAGTGATCTATAATGGTGTAGCTCAAGAGCTCCACAAAAGATAG
- a CDS encoding tyrosine-protein kinase family protein encodes MTISATHAEVEQLYLASELNGQRSICVTACHSGDGVTSIATALAERFLLAGHSTLYVDLNLFNSAFKNLHMLEEGQSGQLIEHVESHRMFIGVPAPQVASTQLAYKDPATLNKAVNQWLGKYDRVIIDTSPLLNINKGNIPAQSVASACDCALLVVAYGETSTHHLEQAKKLLDAQSISLMGCVMNMKNNPSFAQELVRQVNRMKFLPSKLRDRLANKLYQNEFLNLPM; translated from the coding sequence ATGACTATCTCAGCAACGCATGCAGAAGTTGAACAACTGTACTTAGCTTCTGAACTGAATGGACAACGCTCTATCTGTGTCACCGCCTGCCATTCAGGTGACGGCGTAACATCAATTGCAACGGCATTAGCGGAACGTTTCCTGTTGGCGGGTCACTCTACGCTGTATGTTGACCTCAACTTGTTCAACTCTGCATTTAAGAATTTGCACATGCTTGAAGAGGGTCAATCCGGTCAGCTTATTGAACACGTTGAATCTCATCGTATGTTCATTGGTGTCCCAGCTCCACAAGTCGCATCAACTCAGCTCGCTTATAAAGACCCAGCGACACTCAACAAAGCGGTGAATCAGTGGTTAGGAAAGTACGATCGTGTGATCATTGATACGTCGCCTCTGCTTAATATCAACAAGGGGAATATTCCTGCTCAATCGGTTGCGAGTGCTTGTGATTGTGCACTGCTTGTTGTCGCCTATGGTGAAACATCAACTCATCATCTAGAGCAAGCGAAGAAACTTCTTGATGCTCAAAGCATTTCGCTGATGGGTTGCGTGATGAACATGAAGAACAACCCAAGCTTCGCTCAAGAACTGGTTCGACAGGTCAACCGAATGAAATTCCTTCCTTCCAAGCTCCGTGACCGCTTGGCAAACAAACTTTATCAAAATGAGTTTTTAAATCTACCAATGTGA
- a CDS encoding glycosyltransferase family 4 protein, whose amino-acid sequence MSTTKPNIPPNNVNEPLIKEALIPLLGEIWLLIDSQTFGGIETHVLELAKGLLGHEKKVRVVLLTQYMPEPSIIGRLNESALPYSYLQDLSKVQGNPITQLRSAVEQYQPQLIHAHGYKASIVSKSTKLLSRRIPLCQITTYHAGETPTGRVWVYDLLDRYTSWISNHSLVVSSKISRKLPTRSTLLNNFVSIPVDSQAPALIDTQKEQNNQLDHYRFGFVGRLSHEKAADRFITLAKNFEQHQFNLFGDGPERSKLAQNSPANCQFHGHQNDMASVWPRIDVLIIPSRYEGLPMAALEAMVRGIPVIATAVGNLPQLIDHGSNGYISHSESELTANLNAWLNLSSTDKEIMSAKARQSVIDDYSPQAVIPQLLNCYQL is encoded by the coding sequence ATGAGTACAACCAAGCCTAATATCCCCCCGAATAACGTAAACGAGCCTCTTATCAAAGAGGCTCTCATTCCTTTGCTGGGCGAAATTTGGTTGCTCATCGATAGCCAGACTTTCGGAGGAATAGAAACACACGTTTTGGAGCTAGCAAAGGGGCTGCTCGGCCACGAAAAAAAGGTACGTGTTGTTTTGTTAACGCAATACATGCCAGAACCCTCGATTATCGGGCGATTAAATGAAAGCGCCCTGCCTTACTCTTATCTTCAAGACCTATCAAAAGTCCAAGGTAACCCGATAACTCAGTTACGATCAGCGGTTGAACAATATCAACCACAACTGATTCATGCTCATGGTTACAAAGCCAGTATCGTAAGCAAATCCACTAAATTGTTAAGCAGGCGAATACCACTCTGCCAAATCACCACCTATCATGCAGGTGAAACGCCAACAGGTCGTGTTTGGGTTTATGATCTTCTCGATCGCTACACAAGTTGGATATCAAATCATTCATTAGTGGTTAGTAGTAAAATAAGTCGTAAACTCCCGACTCGCTCTACATTACTCAATAACTTTGTGAGTATTCCTGTCGATTCTCAAGCACCGGCTTTAATCGATACTCAAAAAGAACAAAACAACCAACTAGATCACTATCGATTTGGTTTCGTCGGGCGCTTAAGCCACGAAAAAGCCGCCGATCGCTTTATAACGTTAGCGAAAAACTTTGAACAACATCAGTTCAATCTATTTGGTGATGGACCGGAACGTTCAAAACTCGCACAAAATAGCCCTGCAAACTGCCAATTTCATGGTCATCAAAATGATATGGCTTCAGTATGGCCGCGAATTGATGTGTTGATCATTCCTTCCCGATACGAAGGTCTGCCAATGGCCGCTCTTGAAGCCATGGTTCGCGGTATACCGGTAATTGCAACGGCTGTGGGTAATCTACCTCAGTTGATTGACCATGGAAGTAATGGTTACATTTCGCATTCAGAGTCAGAACTGACCGCGAACCTCAACGCATGGTTAAATCTGTCTTCCACCGACAAAGAAATCATGAGTGCCAAAGCTAGACAAAGCGTCATCGATGATTATTCGCCGCAAGCCGTTATCCCGCAATTGTTGAATTGCTACCAGCTTTAA
- a CDS encoding ABC transporter permease — protein MADSNWLSSFPEMERSDLRAIKKALDGAYREFSREYGEMIESLFDPLLSFLVWFEKLLISTPWLIVLGVCTSLVYAASRSWKLALGCVVSLLLIGYFGMWEDTMRTLSIITVCTLVSIFLGIPIGIAMARSNRVQSIVTPLLDIMQTMPAFVYLIPVVMLLGIGKIPGLIAVVIYAIPPVIRLTNLGIRLVDKEVLEAATAFGASKKQRLWGVQLPLAMPTIMAGINQTIMMALSMVVIASMIGVKGLGQPVLKSITNQYFTLGLMNGFAIVALAILFDRASQAYARRTNAHLGGFKHD, from the coding sequence ATGGCTGACAGCAATTGGTTATCAAGCTTTCCTGAAATGGAACGCTCTGATTTGCGAGCAATTAAAAAGGCGCTAGATGGCGCTTACCGCGAATTTTCCCGTGAATACGGCGAAATGATTGAATCATTATTTGATCCTCTTCTTTCTTTCCTTGTTTGGTTTGAAAAACTCCTTATCTCCACTCCGTGGCTTATCGTTCTTGGTGTATGTACCAGCTTGGTGTATGCCGCGAGTCGCTCATGGAAACTGGCATTAGGGTGTGTGGTTTCATTGCTTCTCATTGGTTACTTTGGAATGTGGGAAGATACGATGCGGACGCTCAGTATCATTACTGTGTGTACCCTAGTTTCAATTTTCCTTGGCATCCCTATTGGTATTGCAATGGCACGATCTAATCGAGTGCAATCCATTGTGACGCCGCTACTCGATATCATGCAAACCATGCCTGCGTTCGTATACCTTATCCCAGTAGTTATGCTGCTTGGTATCGGTAAAATCCCTGGCCTGATCGCCGTAGTTATCTATGCAATTCCACCGGTTATTCGTTTAACCAACTTAGGTATTCGCTTGGTCGATAAGGAAGTATTGGAAGCGGCAACAGCGTTTGGTGCCAGCAAGAAACAACGCTTGTGGGGTGTTCAACTGCCTTTAGCGATGCCAACAATTATGGCGGGCATCAACCAAACTATCATGATGGCACTTTCTATGGTCGTTATCGCGTCGATGATTGGCGTAAAAGGCTTAGGGCAACCGGTATTGAAATCGATCACCAACCAATACTTCACATTAGGTTTGATGAACGGTTTCGCCATTGTGGCGCTAGCTATCTTATTTGACCGAGCTTCACAGGCTTATGCGCGAAGAACCAATGCGCACCTAGGAGGATTCAAGCATGACTAA
- a CDS encoding quaternary amine ABC transporter ATP-binding protein has product MTKPLIEISGLYKVFGPKPMSVMNRVKNGEHKDDILADTGHTVGLKEINLKINRGEIFVIMGLSGSGKSTLIRHFNRLIDPTQGKITVEGIDVMSLNTKELEEFRRHKMSMVFQRFGLMPHRTVVENVAYGLEVQGIKKEDRLAKANEWLETVGLKGYGNQYPAQLSGGQQQRVGLSRALCTNAEILLMDEAFSALDPLIRSEMQDQLIELQEKLHKTIIFITHDLDEALRLGDRIAILKDGELVQQGTPHEILLNPADDYVEAFVKDVNRARALTVETVMQPPLYRITSETIEGALAQMKMLKNDYAYHVTDDGYQGLVTQESLQDAVEDSSVHDFSEEIYEEVPAVLPDAVIEEVLPDTMSCDYSLPVVDEDGNLKGELERSAVAEIFTENSEEEVETIPKPKIDKAS; this is encoded by the coding sequence ATGACTAAACCATTGATTGAAATTAGTGGTCTTTACAAAGTGTTTGGACCAAAGCCGATGTCTGTAATGAACCGTGTGAAAAATGGTGAACACAAAGACGACATATTGGCAGATACTGGGCATACCGTCGGTTTGAAGGAGATTAACCTCAAGATCAACCGCGGTGAGATCTTCGTTATCATGGGCCTTTCAGGCTCTGGTAAATCGACTCTAATTCGTCACTTCAACCGTCTAATTGACCCGACTCAAGGTAAGATCACGGTAGAGGGTATTGATGTAATGAGCCTCAATACCAAAGAGCTTGAAGAGTTTCGTCGTCACAAAATGTCGATGGTTTTTCAACGCTTTGGTTTAATGCCTCACCGTACTGTGGTTGAAAACGTTGCATACGGACTCGAAGTTCAAGGCATAAAGAAAGAAGACCGTTTAGCGAAAGCTAATGAGTGGCTCGAAACCGTTGGCTTGAAAGGTTATGGCAACCAGTACCCTGCTCAACTTTCTGGTGGTCAGCAACAACGTGTCGGTTTGTCTCGAGCTTTGTGTACTAACGCTGAAATTCTACTTATGGATGAAGCGTTCTCGGCGCTGGACCCTTTAATTCGAAGCGAAATGCAAGATCAGCTGATTGAGCTACAAGAAAAGCTTCATAAAACCATTATCTTCATTACCCACGATCTCGACGAAGCACTTCGTTTAGGAGACAGAATCGCGATTTTGAAAGATGGTGAATTAGTCCAACAAGGTACGCCTCATGAAATTCTGTTGAACCCTGCAGATGATTATGTAGAAGCGTTCGTAAAAGACGTAAACCGAGCACGCGCACTTACCGTTGAAACGGTAATGCAACCTCCTCTATACCGCATTACTTCGGAAACCATTGAAGGTGCACTAGCACAAATGAAGATGCTGAAAAACGATTACGCTTATCACGTGACCGATGACGGCTATCAGGGCTTGGTAACCCAAGAAAGTCTTCAAGATGCGGTTGAAGATTCCTCAGTGCATGACTTCAGTGAAGAGATCTACGAAGAAGTGCCAGCGGTGTTGCCTGATGCCGTTATTGAAGAGGTTCTGCCTGATACCATGTCTTGTGATTACTCTCTCCCTGTTGTCGACGAAGATGGCAACCTTAAAGGAGAGTTAGAACGAAGTGCAGTTGCTGAAATCTTCACTGAAAATAGCGAGGAAGAAGTAGAGACTATCCCAAAGCCAAAGATTGATAAGGCTTCTTAG
- a CDS encoding glycosyltransferase, producing the protein MDLRTHLNIPASSYVFITVGPLIVSKGIDLIIQALNIASQDHDCHLVVIGEGEDRENLELLIDSSGLNERVHLVGEQNNTADWLYGGARYEAFGHVIAEAGLAKLPIIAPRIGGIPEFINHEGNGLLFSTQNPINEMTEHMLSLITQPQLGSRLGNDLYELTASSLTVIANTQRFQRLYEKIYAEPSSMSLACSLKPVLRWAFR; encoded by the coding sequence ATAGACCTACGTACTCACCTAAATATCCCAGCATCAAGTTATGTCTTCATTACTGTAGGACCTCTCATTGTGAGCAAAGGTATAGATTTGATCATTCAAGCACTTAACATTGCTAGTCAAGACCATGACTGTCATTTAGTCGTGATCGGAGAAGGTGAAGATAGAGAAAATCTTGAACTTTTGATTGATTCGTCTGGTTTAAATGAACGTGTTCACTTAGTTGGAGAACAAAATAATACGGCGGATTGGTTGTACGGTGGTGCTAGGTATGAAGCGTTTGGGCATGTGATTGCCGAAGCTGGGCTCGCCAAGTTACCTATTATTGCGCCCCGCATTGGCGGCATTCCGGAGTTCATCAACCACGAAGGCAATGGGCTATTGTTCTCAACACAAAACCCAATAAATGAGATGACCGAGCATATGCTGAGCTTAATCACTCAACCTCAACTTGGAAGTAGGCTCGGTAATGATTTATATGAACTCACTGCCTCTTCCCTGACTGTTATTGCTAACACACAACGCTTCCAACGACTCTACGAGAAAATATATGCGGAACCGAGTTCTATGTCTTTAGCTTGCAGCTTAAAACCAGTTTTGCGCTGGGCTTTTCGTTAG